The following are encoded in a window of Brevibacillus sp. DP1.3A genomic DNA:
- a CDS encoding MarR family winged helix-turn-helix transcriptional regulator produces MNKSLHIRDLLKRLNKTFGTMATKELSQYGVTVPQLMVIREIHPDPKTIGQISKAVDLSYSTVSGIIDRLEREQLVERVRDENDRRVVWIRKTPKISELFAKVDFFSENFYKRIFHGFSDEDLDIIIQSMETLIAKLEERES; encoded by the coding sequence ATGAATAAATCACTGCATATTAGGGACTTGTTAAAACGGTTGAACAAGACATTTGGAACAATGGCCACAAAAGAACTGTCCCAATATGGTGTGACTGTCCCGCAGCTAATGGTCATTCGAGAAATACATCCTGATCCCAAAACGATCGGTCAGATAAGCAAAGCCGTAGATTTATCGTACAGCACCGTTTCTGGCATCATAGATCGTTTGGAACGAGAACAACTCGTAGAACGCGTACGTGATGAGAATGACCGGCGTGTTGTCTGGATTCGTAAAACACCGAAGATTTCTGAGCTGTTCGCAAAGGTTGATTTTTTCTCAGAGAACTTTTACAAGCGTATTTTCCATGGATTTTCCGATGAGGATTTAGACATCATTATTCAGTCGATGGAAACATTGATTGCGAAACTAGAAGAACGAGAAAGTTGA
- a CDS encoding HlyD family efflux transporter periplasmic adaptor subunit — MKRKLVLYVILLLIVAGGGGIGYYFWYQGAHYVSTQDARIAGDIYRVMPKMTGKLTGLAVKEGDTVIADQIVGQQDTTNVATTMLENSVLRSPITGTVIKTQAKEGEIVSTGQSVALVIDENKLYISANLEETEIERLKLGQKVDFTIDAYPGKKMGGHLMEIGKATNSTFSLMPATNTSGNFTKVTQRIPIKIAIDDTAGLDLVAGLNAEIKVHVKEM; from the coding sequence ATGAAGCGAAAACTGGTTTTGTATGTCATTTTGCTCCTGATCGTGGCAGGTGGTGGAGGAATCGGTTACTACTTTTGGTATCAAGGTGCACATTATGTGTCCACACAAGATGCTCGGATTGCTGGAGACATTTATCGCGTCATGCCAAAAATGACAGGCAAACTGACCGGACTCGCTGTCAAAGAAGGCGACACCGTTATAGCGGACCAAATCGTAGGACAGCAAGATACAACTAACGTAGCAACGACGATGCTGGAAAACAGCGTGTTGCGTTCTCCCATTACAGGTACTGTGATTAAAACGCAAGCAAAAGAGGGAGAGATTGTTTCGACAGGGCAATCGGTAGCTCTCGTGATTGACGAAAACAAATTGTACATCTCCGCTAATTTGGAAGAGACTGAGATCGAACGGTTGAAACTCGGCCAAAAAGTAGATTTTACGATTGACGCTTACCCAGGTAAGAAAATGGGCGGTCATTTGATGGAGATCGGAAAGGCGACGAATTCTACATTTTCCTTGATGCCAGCGACCAATACGAGCGGGAACTTTACCAAAGTAACTCAGCGTATCCCGATCAAAATCGCCATAGATGACACAGCAGGTCTGGACCTGGTGGCCGGATTGAACGCCGAGATCAAAGTGCACGTGAAGGAGATGTAA